The following are encoded together in the Fibrobacter sp. UWB10 genome:
- the dinD gene encoding DNA damage-inducible protein D, whose translation MFYLALPSQQTFENIKHIDENGAEFWYARELQTALEYAQWRRFQESIERAKTACEASGLIVGDHFADVGKMINLAKGAKREVADVKLSRYACYLIVMNGDPRKEVIALGQTYFAVKTRQKEISDSMTQLSEDEKRLAIRDEVTIRNKFLASSAKAAGVETPVDYAVFQNRGYQGLYNGLGMKDIHKRKGLKKNQQILDHMGATELAANLFRITQTDDKLRRENIKGKELANETHFAVGKKVRQTIAELGGTMPENLPTPKISAKKLKQERKKAVAEK comes from the coding sequence TTGTTTTATTTGGCTTTGCCATCTCAGCAGACGTTCGAGAATATCAAACACATTGATGAAAACGGAGCCGAGTTCTGGTATGCGAGGGAGTTGCAGACGGCTTTGGAATATGCTCAATGGCGGCGCTTTCAGGAATCAATTGAAAGGGCTAAAACAGCTTGCGAGGCCAGTGGGTTAATTGTCGGGGATCATTTTGCCGACGTCGGCAAAATGATAAATCTCGCCAAAGGGGCCAAGCGTGAAGTCGCCGACGTGAAGCTTTCCCGTTATGCCTGTTACCTGATTGTAATGAACGGCGATCCCCGTAAAGAAGTGATTGCCCTCGGACAAACATATTTTGCAGTTAAAACCAGGCAAAAGGAAATTTCGGATTCAATGACGCAACTTTCAGAAGATGAAAAACGCTTGGCCATTCGCGATGAAGTTACGATTCGTAACAAATTCCTTGCCAGTTCCGCAAAGGCTGCCGGTGTCGAAACGCCTGTGGATTATGCGGTATTCCAAAACCGTGGTTACCAAGGCCTTTATAATGGCTTGGGAATGAAGGATATCCACAAGCGCAAAGGGCTCAAGAAGAACCAGCAGATATTGGACCACATGGGTGCTACGGAACTTGCTGCAAACCTGTTTCGTATCACGCAAACAGACGACAAACTTCGTCGTGAAAACATCAAGGGAAAGGAATTGGCAAACGAAACCCATTTTGCCGTAGGCAAGAAAGTTCGCCAGACTATCGCTGAACTCGGTGGAACAATGCCAGAAAACCTTCCCACTCCCAAAATCAGTGCTAAAAAGTTAAAACAGGAACGGAAGAAAGCCGTTGCGGAGAAATAA